Sequence from the Argopecten irradians isolate NY chromosome 12, Ai_NY, whole genome shotgun sequence genome:
CAATGTTTACCAGGGATCCCAGTGgtagcacagggacctggctcGTACCaaacaacagtatatatatatgtaccagttattatatagtattatacaatgtaccatATGCACTATTTGTTGTTGATCCAAAGGCTTAATTTAAATTTCCTTTTGAAATTGTACTTCATTGATGATTATATGAATTATATAGTAcctatgtataatatatatacatatatataaatacagttgGTCAAAAAttcatgccaggtccctgtgagtGGTAGAGTGGTTGATGTGGTGCAAGTCAATCCACACTGGAGCTCAACTGTTGTGAATActggttcattgtttctttccagaaggaatttgaatatttacctctaattcccctattgggctccacccctcctgcccccagggggtcagagccaaaatggatacaagtactgttcctcttcccctaaggatgtttgtggcaaaatttggttacaatccatgcagaactctaggacaagtagcgatttataggatttacctctatttcccctatcgggccccgcccctcctgcccctgggggtcagagccaaaatttatacaagttctgttccccatccccaaaggatgttttgtggccaaatttggttacaatacatgctgaactctaggacaaatagcgatttataggttttacctctatttcccctattgggccccgcccctcctgcccccggggggtcagagccaaaatttatgcaatttctgttcctcttcctccaaggatgttagtggccaaatttggttacaatccatgcagaactctatgactagtagcgatttaaaggaaatgttgaaggacggacggacggacggacgccgcgccatgacataagctcacaggcccttcgggccaggtgagctaaaaactaaCTAAATAACATTCAGTGTTTCTTCTCTGGAAGTTCTAGCTTTCTTCTCAATTCTAAAATATCTTGATAAAAACATAGCTGTAAATGTaaacttaaatattttacattgattgcgaaataagttatacaacttatacaatTAAATCACTTTCGATGTCCCGGATGAAAGCACACGAGGGGTCTTAAAGTGGGAGAAAAACAGTGCCTGGAGAAAACCCACATGATGGggtaggtgacccctgacctttgaACCCCTGCCGGCTAGATGAAAGGCGACTTAACCAATCCACCACCCAAACATCCTTATGTAGAACATAGCTGCTTATAGGACAtaagtaaaacctgccttagtgaccacctctgtataaagaccaactgctTAAAAAGaccacaatttgacctgtgtataaagaccacttagcTATAAAGACATTTATATACTTGTGTACTTGTtcctttggtggtctttatagacaggattCATTGTATGGACATTGAAAGACGCCAACACCACATTAGATCAGTTGTTCAAATGTGATTAGGCTGATAACAATTCAATAACAATTGTCAAATCAAGATTAAATAATTTCTGGTAATGCAAATTTTACCAAATTTTCAAACATTCCTAAGAACTTCATTCTTTAGCTGCTCGTcaatttttgtgaaaatatgATCACAAATGTTGCAGCAAATGAGatatgaaaatttcactaattatATGATTAGCTAATTACCCTTTGAACAGCTGGGTTTAAGACAGTGGTtccaaaaaacacaaaaaaaagaaCACATGAAAAAAGAcgaaaacacatttaaatttGAAACAATAACAATTTATAAAAAGGAAAACTGAGATCCCTTTCGAGTCTCTGGAAAGCATACAAACATTTACAACAATGACTTTATCACTGTAAATGCCAAACGTTGTACTACTGAAGACCTGCATTGAAAATAATGGTACAGATATCTGAGAACTGATCAAATTAGTGAAGACCTTACTGAATATCATTGTATCTTTTAAATTTTTCCTTCAGAAAGTGCTAACAGTACATGAACATTCAAATGTTGTTGAAAAAGTTCATTTTAATTACTAATTTCTATCAGCATCATTCATAGGATTCAATAAAATTGAGTTTCAGGAGAGAAAGATCTTAAAGAGATTCCTTACACATCTACAAATACAGCATTTTATGATGAAAAGAATAAATGTCAATATATGCATATGTGTTGGTTGTTGGGTTGTTGGCCCCAACAAGTCATTACACTGATTTTTCTAGACAAATGTCCTTGACCTAATTCCCTAAAACGTATTAGCCATATTTAGCGCACAGGAAAGGGTGGCGGAAAGGGGGGCGAATATTAATGAACCAACATGTAAGTTGTAGACGAAAAAAGTCAGCCATAATctaaatctttctgtactcatgctacattaatctgttttagtaaacatgcatatgcattttatcctttgagatgcattatcatgtcattattcacatgtaaaagactcccAATCTCATGCAATATaagatacaatgctgatgttagaggcatcacaagTTGTAAagcattgttaaatccatggaaTGGGGGCcttcaactcttctccagaaaatgggaggggcgcttatagggggaggggcgctaatcACGGCGAAAACagtatatatctgtatacattAGTTGAGTAAAGACTGATAAAATTCCTCAAGGAAATAAGAAATCTCCTCATAAATAATCAAAGACTTCTTTTGCACTAATAGAGATTTGGTATTTCCTACATTTAAAGATGAATGTAACCTTAACATTATCTTAAATCCGTCCAAAATCAAACCAAAATGTTGTCACTGATGGattatattcattaattttctgtaaatattttctgttttcacGACATGTATATCTGTGTTTTCacaacattataaaaaataaacagctAGGGACAGTTATGTTTTGTGCAGCATTTGCTGAATGTACTGTGCCTGGTTGTTCCTGATAGTCTGTAGATACTGCTCTGTCTGTGTGGCCGAGGGCTGATACAGTGGGAGGTGGTACCCTGGGGGCTGGTACCCTGTGGTTGGGTAACTGGGGTAATACATAGGGTAGCACCAATAGACCGGGTAGGGATAGTAACAAGGTACAATGGGGTAGGGATATCCCCATCCATTCCACTGTGTGTAATGTTTTGGATTTTCTGACACAGAAGGATTTCCACCAAATGCACCATAATCTGTGtattcttcatcatcatcatcatcatcacaatgtTCTATACATTCATCCCACTCTGTCTGGTTTCTATAGCCTTTGTCCTCTAGGAATTCCTTGTAATCCTCCTCGTCCTCATCTACCTCTTCATCCTCCTCCACCTGAGTTGTCCTCTCATCATCAGATTCCTCGCCAGATGATTCGCTGTCTGACGATGAGTCGGTCTCTGACAGGTCAGATCCATCATTTTTCTCTCCGTTGTTATTTCCAAAtttcctgtctgtctgtatagATCTTTTCAGaaatttaaatactttttcttcCAATTGTTCCTTATTACATTGATCATGCATCAAAATCTTTTTCATAACGTTTGCAATGGCTGCTGTTAATGCATTAGATGGTTCATGGTCTTCTGCTGGAATGTCAGAGGATTTAACAGACACACTCCTGATACCGGAAGTGTTTGTGGATTTCGCTCTATCAGCTTTTGATCCTTTTTCCACAGGTTTTACCTTAAGTTTGTCTGTATGCTGAACAAGAGGAATTTGTGAATGTTCATCCTGTGAGCGAGGTTTTGACACAGGTCTAAGAGAAGGATTATGATTTTCTACTGTATCCCTGTCAGAAAAGGTTAAGATACTATCCCTAGTGCACTTTTTATTAACTGTACCACTTTCCCTGAGGGTGAGCTTGTGGGATGTACCATTTTCCTGATGGGTGGATTTCTGGATTGCACCATTGTCATTGGCAAGGTGTTTATGGACTCTGCCACTGTCCTGAAGAGTGAGTTTGTGGACTGAACCATTTTCCTGAAGGGTGGATTTCTGGACTGTACCATTGTCATTTCTTGACTGTTGTGATGACTGTAGACAAGTTTCCTTCACTGGAGCTTGTTTCACACTTGTGTCCGTTCCAAGAGAAACAATTTGGCCTTCTTTCTCATTATCGGTAACTAATACTGATAATGGTTTCAAGGTCAATCCCTGCTGTCTCGTGTCGTCTGCTACATCAGGGTATGTAACTCTTTCAGCCACTGTTAAAGTGCAAATGTTAGGGTCCTTTAGAACTAGAGATACTTTTTGAAGTAAATCTTCTTTGACTTTAGAGCACCTGGAGTTAggagtgaccttgaccttaaatTGTATGTCCTTGACATCCACCATTTTGTTATGGTTGTTCTTGTAATGCTCCAGTTCTAGCTTGGCACTGCTGTAGGTATGAGGATTTGAGACAGGTTTGTAACCTATAGAAGATTTGAAAGACGGAATCCGAGGATGAAGACTAGAATCAATAGTATCACTTCCATTTGATGGGAGAGAAGAGTTTTCACCAATACAAACTTTGGAATTCAGAGTTTGTGTTTCACGTTCATCAGAACCTTTCTCACTATTAACAATATCTATGGGTTTAACATCTCCATTAGATGCCATATCACTGTTCATTACTTCTGTTACATTTTCCACTGTTTGGATGTCTGTTACTTCACACTGATGAGGCTCAGTATGATCTCCTGATTCAGTAACATTACCAGTTAGCATggttttatctttaattttaaTGAGATCACAAGTAAGGCTAGTTCCATCCACAGTTACATCCCCTGTTTGCGTGGTAAGTCTAGTTACGTCCCCTGTTTCTGTGGTAAGCCCAGTTATATCCCCTTTTTCAATGACATCACTACTGACTCCATTTCTATCACCTATTTCAGTAACAACCCCAATTTGATCTGTTAATTCTGTCATAAACTCTGTTCCATCGACTGTCTCCATAGCAACCCTAATTTTATCTCCTGATTCTATGAGAAGTCCATTTGAACCAGAATTTTCATGCTGTTCCTCTGACATGATCTCATTGATTGATATATCATCTGCTAAATCTATTTGATCCTCTCCCTGTTTGCTACTTAGATCTTGTGAATCTTTTCTCTTCCTATGTTTGTTTCGTCTGTTGCCCTTTTTCTGTTGAAGGAGCCCTTTCTGGTGTTTTGGTGAAGTTTTGATCTGTTGAGAAGAGACTACATCATCTATGGTAATCCTGCACTCTGATTTAGGGAGGTCTTTTGGTATTGGATCTGAAAACGTAACAAGGACTGTCAAAGAGAATTATCTATACAAGTAGTGTGACAAATACATCAAAGGAGCAGCTGGGTGAAAGGCCTAACAAATTAGAAATTGAAGCTgttgaatttatttatatagCTAATAACCATCCTCTGAAgataaaagtggtagtgtagGTAATAATAAAAtctgatattaaataaaaattttagAAGTACCAGTGACGAGAAAAGTAAGATACATAGATTGAATGAGATTTAACCTTAGTCCAGGTCTAAGGATGAAATATATGTTGCAGAGATAAAATTTTGTTAAGTTACATGCTGGCTTATCAAGATGAAGCAGTGAGAAAACTTCcctggtagaagtgagatatgAGTGGTATATTTCCCTTCTATTAACTTTACTTTACAAGGGAGAAATCTTACCTGGTAGAAGCGAAATATGAGTGTTACATTTCCCTTCTACTGACTTTACTTTACAAGTGAGAAATCTTAcctggtagaagtgagatatcAGTGTTACATTTCCCTTCTACTGACTTTACTTTACAAGTGAGAAATCTTAcctggtagaagtgagatatgAGTGTTACATTTCCCTTCTACTGACTTTACTTTACAAGTGAGAAATCTTACCTGGTAGAAATGAGATATCAGTGTTACATTTCCCTTCTACTGACTTTACTTTACAAGTGAGAAATCTTAcctggtagaagtgagatatgAGTGTTACATTTCCCTTCTACTGACTTTACTTTACAAGTGAGAAATCTTACCTGTTAGAAGTGAGATATGAGTGTTATATTTGCCTTCTACTGACTTTACTTTACAAGGGAGAAATCTTAcctggtagaagtgagatatgAGTGTTATATTTCCCTTCTACTGACTTTACTTTACAAGTGAGAAATCTTAcctggtagaagtgagatatgAGTGTTATATTTCCCTTCTACTGACTTTACTTTACAAGTGAGAAATCTTAcctggtagaagtgagatatgAGTGTTACATTTCCCTTCTACTGACTTTACTTTACAAGTGAGAAATCTTAcctggtagaagtgagatatcAGTGTTATATTTCCCTTCTACTGACTTTACTTTACAAGTGAGAAATCTTAcctggtagaagtgagatatgAGTGTTACATTTCCCTTCTACTGACTTTACTTTACAAGTGAGAAATCTTACCTGGTTAAAGTGAGATATCAGTGTTATATTTCCCTTCTACTGACTTTACTTTACAAGTGAGAAATCTTAcctggtagaagtgagatatgAGTGTTATATTTCCCTTCTACTGACTTTACTTTACAAGTGAGAAATCTTAcctggtagaagtgagatatgAGTGTTACATTTCCCTTCTACTGACTTTACTTTACAAGTGAGAAATCTTAcctggtagaagtgagatatgAGTGTATTACATTTCCCTTCTACTGACTTTACTTTACAAGTGAGAAATCTTAcctggtagaagtgagatatgAGTGTTACATTTCCCTTCTACTGACTTTACTTTACAAGTGAGAAATCTTAcctggtagaagtgagatatgAGTGTTACATTTCCCTTCTACTGACTTTACTTTACAAGTGAGAAATCTTAcctggtagaagtgagatatgAGTGTTACATTTCCCTTCTACTGACTTTACTTTACAAGTGAGAAATCTTAcctggtagaagtgagatatcAGTGTTACATTTCCCTTCTACTGACTTTACTTTACAAGTGAGAAATCTTAcctggtagaagtgagatatcAGTGTTATATTTCCCTTCTACTGACTTTATTACTTTACAAGTGAGAAATCTTAcctggtagaagtgagatatgAGTGTTATATTTGCCTTCTACTGACTTTACTTTACAAGTGAGAAATCTTACCTGATAGAAGTGAGATATGAGTGGTATATTTCCCTTCTACTGACTTTACTTTACAAGTGAGAAATCTTAcctggtagaagtgagatatgAGTGTTACATTTCCCTTCTACTGACTTTACTTTACAAGTGAGAAATCTTAcctggtagaagtgagataaGTGTTACATTTCCCTTCTACTGACTTTACTTTACAAGTGAGAAATCTTATGAGTGTGTTACATTTCCCTTTTACTGACTTTACTTTACAGTGAGAAATCTTAcctggtagaagtgagatatgAGTGTTACATTTCCCTTCTACTGACTTTACTTTACAGTGAGAAATCTTACTGTAGTGAGATATTAATTTCCCTTCTACTGACTTTACTTTACAGTGAGAAATCTTAcctggtagaagtgagatatcAGTGTTATATTTCCCTTCTACTGACTTTACTTTACAAGTGAGAAATCTTAcctggtagaagtgagatatgAGTGTTATATTTCCCTTCTACTGACTTTACTTTACAAGTGAGAAATCTTAcctggtagaagtgagatatgAGTGTTACATTTCCCTTCTACTGACTTTACTTTACAAGTGAGAAATCTTAcctggtagaagtgagatatgAGTGTTATATTTCCCTTCTACTGACTTTACTTTACAAGTGAGAAAACTTAcctggtagaagtgagatatgAGTGTTATATATCCCTTCTACTGACTTTACTTTACAAGTGGAGAAATCTTAcctggtagaagtgagatatgAGTGTTACATTTCCCTTCTACTGACTTTACTTTACAAGTGAGAAATTCTTAcctggtagaagtgagatatgAGTGTTACATTTCCCTTCTACTGACTTTACTTTACAAGTGAGAAATCTTAcctggtagaagtgagatatgAGTGTTACATTTCCCTTCTACTGACTTTACTTTACAAGTGAGAAATCTTAcctggtagaagtgagatatcAGTGTTACATTTCCCTTCTACTGACTTTACTTTACAGTGAGAAATCTTAcctggtagaagtgagatatgAGTGTTATATATCCCTTCTACTGACTTTACTTTACAAGTGAGAAAACTTAcctggtagaagtgagatatgAGTGTTACATTTCCCTTCCACTGACTTTACTTTACAAGTGAGAAATCTTAcctggtagaagtgagatatcAGTGTTATATTTCCCTTCTACTGACTTTACTTTACAGTGAGAAATCTTAcctggtagaagtgagatatgAGTGTTATATATCCCTTCTACTGACTTTACTTTACAAGTGAGAAATCTTAcctggtagaagtgagatatcAGTGTTATATTTCCCTTCTACTGACTTTACTTTACAAGTGAGAAATCTTACCTGGTAGAAGTGAATTATGAGTGTTACATTTCCCTTCTACTGACTTTACTTTACAACTGAGAAATCTTAcctggtagaagtgagatatgTGTGTTATATTTCCCTTCTACTGACTTTACTTTACAAGTGAGAAATCTTAcctggtagaagtgagatatcAGTGTTATATTTCCCTTCTACTGACTTTACTTTACAAGTGAGAAATCTTAcctggtagaagtgagatatgAGTGTTACATTTCCCTTCTACTGACTTTACTTTACAAGTGAGAAATCTTAcctggtagaagtgagatatgAGTGTTATATTTCCCTTCTACTGACTTTACTTTACAAGTGAGAAATCTTAcctggtagaagtgagatatgAGTGTTACATTTCCCTTCTACTGACTTTACTTTACAAGTGAGAAATCTTACCTGGTAGAAATGAGATATCAGTGTTACATTTCCCTTCTACTGACTTTACTTTACAAGTGAGAAATCTTAcctggtagaagtgagatatgAGTGTTACATTTCCCTTCTACTGACTTTACTTTACAAGTGAGAAATCTTACCTGGTAGAAGCGAGATATGAGTGTTACATTTGCCCTCCACTGACTGAAGATCAAGTTCCTCTTGTCCTTGGCTGACGATAGTAACAGCAGCCCCAAATGTTCCTGTTGAACAATAAATGAACACTGGTTACCTTAGAAATACCTATACAACAATGCTACAATGTcttataatttacaaatatacatagcCACCCAAAAGTAATTctctcattttcatttttataaataatcacATTTGATTACCGGgtactaaaatttcaaataaattttcaaaatgtcattcatttgaacgaTTCAGTTTGGCATAAGTTTTTGAGAACAATTTGTAAAGTATTAATGGTTAAAAGGAGATCACAGTGAGTCAAATGAGATTCATAAAACAATTTTCTCTTCAAAATATATTTGCTCTTCCATTATAGCgtgaaaataacttttttaaCATCTCTACCACCCAATTTCTAGCCAAATCTGCCCACTCCCTCCTTCCTTCCCCTAGATCCTATGAAATATAGTAATGCTTTTTGTATGCCATTGTGTTTTGTTCCCTTACCAAATCTGCCAGCGCGGCCAATCCTGTGGAGATAAGTTTCATGGTCTTTAGGAATGTCAAGGTTGATCACTAAGTCCACCTTGTCCGCATCAATTCCTCGAGACGTCTGAGGAAATAAGGacaaacaatacaataatatcTCAGTCCAATAAGTGTAGCATAACTACACACTCTAATGATGaagtaaatataatttcatacaGTGAATCTACCTCACCTCAGTATAATGACTACCTGCTTATTTAAGACAACTTTCTTAGGGTCCTAAATGACTATTTATAGTACAATTTGACCGGTGTATCAAGACCACTTGTCTATAGACACCACTTTTCAATATACCATTTGaaaaaaacttgttggattttAAAAATGGCTTTACCATTAGAAAACAAAATCAGACAAAAGCAAATGTGATCCAAATTCACTGTGAACTGGTATAACACTGACTTCAAAATACTACAGTCAGCAATTGTGAATGACAACTTGGGATAACAATGATATATGTCAGTATATTTACCAAGTCTGTAGATATAAGAACTCTACACTTGTACGTCTTTAGTTTACTCATGGCCTCGTTGCGGTCCTTTTGCTCCAGACGTCCAGCGATACAGGCAGTCGGCCATCCCAGACTGGTCAGGGTGTCCGCCATATTCTGAGCTCTGATAAATAAGCAAAGACAGTCATGGATAAACTATAATGCCATCATTTATGAAAACTGGTTGGTTAGTTTATCAATAAATCATCACTTAGTAAATTAAACTTTATCAAAGAATGAAAGAAAGAGATCATATATTGTACACCAACTTATTGTCACATGCTATTTAATTTTGCTTATTTCACTGGCCATCGCAATAAAGCAAAAATCAATCATTTCAATCAGGTTTTTCCTTATTAAaaaatttccataaaaatgtatttaggaTGAAATGGTGAAAACAGGTCGCTGTGACAATAAGTAGTTAACAGAAGGTTTACCTTGTCTGTAGGTTTGAGAATATCAAACACTGTTGGAAATTAACTGAGGACAAGATCTCCGTCACAATCTTGGTCTTATTCTCAAACTGTTTGTGAGGCAAGGGGTGGAAAGGCACAGATCGGTAATACTGGTTAATTCCTggaacacacaaaacaaaataataataaagtgataaattgtgaaatataaaaACCCAAATCTAAATTACCACAATGTGAAATACCATGGTAGTCAATTTGTAAAATCAAAAGgttaaaaaaatacttattgattccttaacaaaataatcaatctAAGCAATGTGAAATACCATGGTAGTCAATTTGTAAAATCAAAAGgttaaaaaaatacttattgattccttaacaaaataatcaatctAAGCAAATTATAAGCATGTAATAAGTTACAGTGATGAGTATGATAAAAGAATTTGCTGTTTACATCAAATATACCAATTCCCTGTAATTTTAGTGTTTAAATGTTGGCATGATAATGAAAGTAGTgtttgaattttacattttaaaagagATGGAGCTTTATGCTACTGCACATACTGTTTTGGTTGCTAATTAAGTCTACTGAGACAAAAACATTAAAGTATCTGGAATAATGTGGAGCCAGATAGTGCACTTACCAAGAAGGGCAGGATCAGAAATGTTGAGACGAAGAAAGGTAGGATTCCTCATATAGGCAGTCAAGTGTTGAGCTAAATATTCTGGATATGTAGCAGACAAGGCAAGCATCTGTTTGTTCTCTGGCAGGGAGGAGTAGATCCAACTAGAATAAAGAACAGATTACTTTACAAATATAGGTACCAAGTAACTTTAGGTGGATTCTCGTTGTACTGATTCACATGGTGATAGTTTTTCCTTCACATAGTGAGTGACACCATTAACTTAATCATGCTTAAATTACACTTCATTTGCAAGGGTTTTTTTCATCTGCATGATGTTGGTGTCAACAAAATCAGCGTTGAagtaatttcaaatttttttttgacaatattaattttcaccaaaataaatatattatcagtataattAGTTACTCCAACACAAATATTTAGAAGACAACTGGTCATTGCATATCGCAGATGGTGTCacaaataaattatatcaatCTATAATTTTATCACAATTAATTGTTGGTTTATTAAATTAAAACTGTTCATCTATtgattttcatttataaatacaaatttgattttataagCCTGTATCTCACAGTTGTGCACTTACTTAATTTGTTCCTGAAATCCTTCCTCCAGTAATTTGTCCGCCTCATCCAAAACAAACATTCGGATACTGTCTGTCGTCATCATTCCAATTTCTATAAGTTGTTTGATCCGTCCTGCAAAGTAGCCCCAACTAAGCTGTTAACTACTTTGGCTCTCCAAATAATTCTAAGTGATACATTTAAATAACACATACTGTTTCCCAGATAAAACAATGAACCAGTTAGTGTTAAAAAAGATAGTGACCAAACAAGATTTTGTTTGATATAGGtcaaaggctaaaatcttgttAAGTGACCTCCATCAGATACAGGCTAACAGAATAAAGAAATAACTAAGTGGGGCATTTGATTATATAAGAAACAAGTACAGAAAAGGTATGAGAGATGGACTAAATTTTCTTTATCATAGTCATAGGTTACAGCACCTAAATGTTATGcattaattatcatatttttaccAAAATATGAATTTTCAGTGATAAGTAACTCAAGTAGCGAAGCCTTAAGAACCAAACAAGATAATCCAAATTAAACCtaagaaaaaatccaaaaaggaaaCTTTGAATGAAATAGCATCGCTCTGCAAACTTGAAGGAGCTACAGCGGAGACTCCTC
This genomic interval carries:
- the LOC138336097 gene encoding uncharacterized protein, translating into MSGNVAHNISEKRRTNDVLISDNIDFEGLLLSRTVLQGLKSSGFERPSPIQLKAIPLGRCGLDLIVQAKSGTGKTCVFSVIALESLQTASYALQVLVLAPTREIAIQIWDVIRGIGRNISHLSCQTFIGGMPLQEDRQKLKKCHIAVGTPGRIKQLIEIGMMTTDSIRMFVLDEADKLLEEGFQEQINWIYSSLPENKQMLALSATYPEYLAQHLTAYMRNPTFLRLNISDPALLGINQYYRSVPFHPLPHKQFENKTKIVTEILSSVNFQQCLIFSNLQTRAQNMADTLTSLGWPTACIAGRLEQKDRNEAMSKLKTYKCRVLISTDLTSRGIDADKVDLVINLDIPKDHETYLHRIGRAGRFGTFGAAVTIVSQGQEELDLQSVEGKCNTHISLLPDPIPKDLPKSECRITIDDVVSSQQIKTSPKHQKGLLQQKKGNRRNKHRKRKDSQDLSSKQGEDQIDLADDISINEIMSEEQHENSGSNGLLIESGDKIRVAMETVDGTEFMTELTDQIGVVTEIGDRNGVSSDVIEKGDITGLTTETGDVTRLTTQTGDVTVDGTSLTCDLIKIKDKTMLTGNVTESGDHTEPHQCEVTDIQTVENVTEVMNSDMASNGDVKPIDIVNSEKGSDERETQTLNSKVCIGENSSLPSNGSDTIDSSLHPRIPSFKSSIGYKPVSNPHTYSSAKLELEHYKNNHNKMVDVKDIQFKVKVTPNSRCSKVKEDLLQKVSLVLKDPNICTLTVAERVTYPDVADDTRQQGLTLKPLSVLVTDNEKEGQIVSLGTDTSVKQAPVKETCLQSSQQSRNDNGTVQKSTLQENGSVHKLTLQDSGRVHKHLANDNGAIQKSTHQENGTSHKLTLRESGTVNKKCTRDSILTFSDRDTVENHNPSLRPVSKPRSQDEHSQIPLVQHTDKLKVKPVEKGSKADRAKSTNTSGIRSVSVKSSDIPAEDHEPSNALTAAIANVMKKILMHDQCNKEQLEEKVFKFLKRSIQTDRKFGNNNGEKNDGSDLSETDSSSDSESSGEESDDERTTQVEEDEEVDEDEEDYKEFLEDKGYRNQTEWDECIEHCDDDDDDEEYTDYGAFGGNPSVSENPKHYTQWNGWGYPYPIVPCYYPYPVYWCYPMYYPSYPTTGYQPPGYHLPLYQPSATQTEQYLQTIRNNQAQYIQQMLHKT